A window of the Teredinibacter franksiae genome harbors these coding sequences:
- the sigZ gene encoding RNA polymerase sigma factor SigZ, producing MKLDEIWPSYRSSIKALLHSKVSDPDDVDDLLQEVLIKTHSNIGNLRKEESVKSWLFQITARTTIDYYRKKSRIHEIEAENLWFGESERNIKADISPCVEPFLKTLPEKTANLLRAIDLQGIPQKSYAQELGISYSTLKSQVQKARSELKDLYEDCCDYSVDTQGNLIDFEQKSKKCPKC from the coding sequence ATGAAGCTTGATGAAATATGGCCCTCTTATCGAAGTAGTATAAAAGCGCTTTTGCACTCAAAGGTTTCAGATCCAGACGATGTTGACGACCTGCTGCAAGAGGTGCTCATTAAAACCCACAGCAATATTGGCAACCTGAGAAAAGAAGAAAGTGTGAAATCTTGGTTGTTTCAAATTACAGCCAGGACAACTATTGATTATTACCGAAAGAAAAGCCGTATTCACGAAATTGAAGCCGAAAATCTGTGGTTTGGCGAGAGTGAGCGCAACATAAAGGCCGACATTTCACCCTGCGTTGAACCTTTCCTTAAAACCTTACCGGAAAAAACAGCAAATTTATTGCGTGCTATCGACCTCCAGGGCATACCGCAAAAATCATATGCGCAGGAATTGGGCATCAGCTATTCCACCCTCAAGTCTCAGGTACAAAAAGCCAGATCAGAATTAAAAGACCTGTATGAAGATTGCTGTGATTACAGTGTGGATACTCAGGGTAACCTAATCGATTTCGAGCAAAAATCAAAAAAATGTCCAAAATGCTAA
- a CDS encoding cation-transporting P-type ATPase, whose protein sequence is MATTAEQTSTFSARHWHNQDSQAALDQLKSGREGLSREQAKKRLVEYGANQLPEVNTKSPWIRFLQQFNNVLIYVLLVAGAGTLLLNHLVDASVIFTVVLLNALIGFIQEGKAEDALRKIRQMLSPSAEVVRDGHHHAIDARELVPGDIVQLHAGDKVPADLRLIAVKGLQIQEATLTGESVAVEKNTASVSSNAVLGDRRCMCFSSTLVTHGQGLGVVVCTGAHTEIGRISHLVSQVHTTTTPLLRQMAQFGRWLSMAILVIAVINFIFGLWIHQYTAADMFLASVSLAVAAIPEGLPAIMTITLAIGVQRMAKRNAILRKLPAVETLGAVSVICSDKTGTLTRNEMTVHSAATAEHVFEFEGTGYNSRGGILYEGRETDAEQRPVLWKMLHAGVLCSESALEQGENIHQLQVVGDPMEGALLVAGLKAGLEADTLNGQYPRSDLIPFDSEHRFMATLNHGHHSEASILLKGAPENVLRMCSWQKTASGDLHKIEPDYWLKKLEEFAAQGQRVLAIAMKPVHKNQRTLNFSDVETGMIMLGLFGLIDPPREEAIRAVSRCHQAGISVKMITGDHAATAKAIARQLKLTNPEQALTGEQLMAMDIDELRSLVDSIDVYARVDPEHKLQLVQLLQERGYIAAMTGDGVNDAPALKRADVGIAMGMNGTEAAKEAAEMVLADDNFASISHAVEEGRTVYDNLKKAILFILPTNGGEALIVLAAVLLGFNQLPLTPVQILWVNMITAVTLALSLAFEPPEANVMRRAPRDSQQPLLSPLLIWRIAFVSVILATGTISLYLWELRAGQSIEVARTVAVNTLVMFEIFYLFNARYILASVLNIQGLLGNRFVLYAIALLVVFQIAFTYLPPLNALFGTAAINFAQWLSIILVSSSVFILVEFEKFILRRLNNI, encoded by the coding sequence ATGGCGACAACAGCCGAACAAACATCCACTTTTTCTGCCCGCCACTGGCATAACCAAGACAGCCAGGCAGCTCTCGACCAACTAAAATCCGGGCGCGAAGGCCTTTCCCGCGAACAAGCTAAAAAGCGGCTAGTCGAATACGGTGCCAATCAACTACCCGAAGTAAACACCAAAAGCCCATGGATACGTTTTCTCCAACAATTCAATAATGTACTGATATACGTGCTGCTGGTAGCGGGCGCAGGTACCCTGCTACTGAATCACCTAGTTGATGCCAGTGTCATTTTCACCGTGGTACTGCTTAATGCCCTCATCGGTTTTATTCAGGAAGGCAAAGCCGAAGACGCCCTACGCAAAATTCGTCAAATGCTTTCGCCAAGCGCCGAAGTGGTTCGCGATGGCCACCACCACGCCATCGATGCGCGCGAGCTTGTTCCCGGTGATATCGTGCAATTGCATGCCGGCGACAAGGTGCCCGCAGACCTGCGCCTGATAGCCGTTAAAGGCCTGCAAATACAGGAAGCTACGCTCACTGGTGAATCAGTAGCGGTAGAAAAAAACACGGCCAGCGTATCGAGTAATGCAGTACTCGGGGACCGCCGCTGCATGTGTTTTTCCAGCACGCTTGTAACCCATGGCCAGGGTCTTGGAGTAGTGGTTTGCACCGGTGCCCATACCGAAATTGGCCGCATTAGCCATCTGGTATCTCAGGTACATACCACCACCACGCCGCTACTGCGGCAAATGGCGCAGTTTGGTCGCTGGCTTTCCATGGCTATTCTGGTAATCGCGGTCATCAATTTTATCTTTGGGCTATGGATTCACCAATACACCGCCGCCGATATGTTTCTGGCCTCTGTCAGTTTGGCGGTTGCGGCCATACCCGAAGGCCTGCCCGCGATCATGACCATAACCCTCGCCATTGGCGTGCAACGAATGGCTAAGCGAAACGCCATACTGCGAAAGCTACCCGCCGTTGAAACCCTTGGGGCGGTGAGCGTCATCTGCTCCGACAAAACCGGCACCCTAACTCGCAACGAAATGACCGTTCACTCGGCTGCAACAGCAGAACACGTATTTGAATTTGAAGGTACCGGTTACAATTCGCGCGGCGGCATTTTGTATGAAGGAAGAGAAACCGACGCAGAGCAACGCCCGGTACTGTGGAAAATGTTGCATGCCGGCGTACTATGCAGCGAATCAGCACTGGAGCAAGGCGAAAACATACACCAGCTGCAGGTAGTGGGCGACCCGATGGAAGGTGCGCTGCTGGTTGCTGGCCTTAAAGCCGGGCTGGAGGCCGACACGCTAAACGGCCAATATCCACGCTCAGACTTAATACCCTTTGATTCCGAACACCGCTTTATGGCCACCCTTAACCATGGCCACCACAGCGAAGCCAGCATACTGCTCAAGGGCGCTCCAGAAAATGTGCTACGCATGTGCAGTTGGCAAAAAACCGCAAGCGGCGATTTGCACAAAATTGAACCCGACTATTGGCTGAAAAAACTGGAGGAATTCGCTGCGCAAGGTCAGCGAGTACTCGCTATCGCAATGAAGCCCGTGCATAAAAACCAACGCACGCTTAATTTTTCCGACGTAGAAACCGGCATGATAATGCTCGGCCTGTTTGGCCTAATTGACCCGCCAAGAGAAGAAGCCATTCGCGCAGTGAGCCGCTGCCACCAAGCCGGAATTAGCGTAAAAATGATAACCGGCGATCACGCCGCCACCGCCAAAGCGATTGCTCGACAATTAAAGCTAACAAACCCCGAGCAAGCACTCACCGGTGAACAATTGATGGCAATGGATATCGACGAACTGCGAAGCCTTGTAGACAGTATTGACGTTTATGCGCGCGTTGACCCGGAACACAAACTACAGCTGGTGCAATTACTACAGGAACGCGGCTATATCGCCGCCATGACCGGTGATGGCGTAAACGATGCTCCCGCGCTAAAGCGTGCTGACGTTGGCATTGCCATGGGTATGAATGGAACAGAGGCCGCAAAAGAAGCCGCCGAAATGGTATTGGCCGACGATAACTTTGCCTCCATCAGCCATGCTGTAGAAGAAGGCCGTACGGTTTACGACAACTTAAAAAAAGCCATACTGTTTATATTGCCCACCAATGGCGGAGAAGCCCTAATCGTACTCGCAGCGGTGTTACTGGGTTTTAACCAGCTACCGCTCACGCCCGTTCAGATTCTCTGGGTAAACATGATTACCGCCGTAACCTTGGCCCTCTCACTTGCGTTTGAACCCCCGGAAGCCAACGTAATGCGTCGGGCGCCAAGAGACTCTCAACAACCCCTGCTTTCACCACTACTGATATGGCGTATTGCCTTCGTATCCGTGATTCTTGCCACCGGTACTATTAGCCTGTATTTGTGGGAATTACGCGCGGGACAATCCATTGAGGTAGCCCGAACCGTAGCGGTAAATACACTGGTTATGTTCGAAATTTTTTACCTGTTTAATGCCCGCTACATACTCGCCTCGGTACTGAACATTCAAGGCCTGCTGGGAAACCGATTTGTACTCTATGCCATTGCCCTGCTTGTAGTATTTCAAATCGCCTTCACCTACCTACCACCACTGAACGCACTGTTTGGCACCGCAGCAATCAACTTCGCACAATGGCTGTCTATAATCCTGGTCTCCAGTTCGGTGTTTATTTTGGTAGAATTTGAAAAGTTCATTCTTCGCAGGCTAAATAACATTTAG
- a CDS encoding SapC family protein has product MAALMFYQEPTALDKKKHIDLKLNRTSDYSFASGVNSVPLGGVEFFHASRDFPILFIKNEKGEYLPMAILSLKSDSHDLGDDWKEAYIPAFIRRYPFAMTSERVIMFDAKAPHFESDEGEALFEGEDKPTETLKQIVGFLEQIDLGFRRTEDFSKALGEKELFEPYNATVKFKNGEVKMNDLFCINEKKLHEALDKDELQEWFNKGWIAWCHAHLHSLSSMPEIIKRQRKTLEEPGQPEEAPAEETKAEETKA; this is encoded by the coding sequence ATGGCTGCCCTCATGTTCTACCAAGAGCCAACGGCTCTGGACAAGAAAAAACACATTGACCTAAAACTAAACCGCACTAGCGACTACAGCTTCGCCAGCGGCGTAAACTCCGTGCCTCTGGGCGGCGTTGAATTTTTCCACGCCAGCCGCGACTTCCCCATTCTGTTCATCAAGAACGAGAAGGGTGAGTACCTACCTATGGCCATTCTTTCGCTGAAGTCTGATTCTCACGATCTCGGCGACGACTGGAAAGAAGCGTACATTCCCGCTTTTATCCGTCGCTACCCGTTCGCCATGACCTCTGAACGCGTGATTATGTTCGATGCCAAAGCACCTCACTTTGAAAGCGACGAAGGCGAAGCCCTGTTTGAAGGCGAAGACAAGCCCACCGAAACGCTGAAGCAAATAGTCGGCTTCCTCGAGCAAATCGACCTTGGCTTTCGACGTACAGAAGACTTTTCTAAAGCCCTAGGCGAAAAAGAACTGTTCGAACCCTACAACGCCACGGTTAAGTTCAAAAATGGCGAAGTAAAAATGAACGACCTGTTCTGCATAAACGAGAAAAAGCTGCACGAAGCTTTAGACAAAGACGAACTGCAAGAGTGGTTCAATAAAGGCTGGATAGCTTGGTGCCACGCTCATCTGCATTCTTTAAGTTCTATGCCTGAAATCATCAAACGTCAGCGTAAGACGCTTGAAGAGCCTGGCCAGCCAGAAGAAGCCCCAGCGGAAGAAACTAAGGCCGAAGAAACTAAAGCGTAA
- a CDS encoding NAD-dependent malic enzyme, producing MNKTGIDILRNPRTNKGTAFTLGEREQLKLTGLLPPMVSTQAQQVERSLENLRSKSKGIDKYMFLSALQKRNERVYYKILVDHIEEVMPVVYTPTVGQACQEFATNFRESHGCYIAWQDRGNIAELLANWPEPDVRLIVVTDGERILGLGDLGSNGMGIPIGKLALYCACAGIDPAHCLPIMLDVGTENERFREAPHYLGLRQSRIRGEDYQTFVDEFVAAVKQQFPRALLQFEDFATPNAVALLERYRDQLLCFNDDIQGTASVALAGLIAATRITNTRLSEMRFMFLGAGSAATGIGDLLAKAMAREGITQEQAREQLVFLDSKGLVVKSRELLTDHVRPFAADMPAMNFIDAIKAFKPHAIIGATGRPGLITEESVALMCELNEHPIVFALSNPTANAECTAEQAYDWSMGKAIFASGSPFGVVHVNGEIRVPGQGNNAYIFPGLGLGALLSGARRINDDMLISAAERLALSVSQQQIDSGCLYPPLRDIREVSANIAEAVAESALRSGLIDGELREDFAEYVRAEQYDPNY from the coding sequence ATGAATAAAACCGGTATCGATATCCTCAGAAACCCTCGCACCAATAAAGGTACCGCCTTCACGCTGGGGGAGCGCGAGCAGTTAAAATTAACGGGTTTGTTACCGCCCATGGTCAGTACTCAGGCGCAGCAGGTGGAGCGTTCTTTGGAGAATCTGCGTAGTAAATCGAAAGGTATCGATAAATACATGTTTCTTTCGGCACTCCAAAAGCGCAATGAGCGGGTGTATTACAAAATATTGGTGGATCATATCGAAGAAGTGATGCCCGTGGTCTATACACCCACGGTTGGCCAAGCTTGTCAGGAATTTGCTACTAATTTTCGTGAAAGTCACGGCTGCTACATCGCGTGGCAGGACCGGGGCAATATTGCCGAGTTATTGGCCAACTGGCCGGAACCGGATGTACGCCTGATTGTGGTGACTGACGGCGAGCGCATACTTGGGCTGGGAGATCTCGGTAGTAATGGCATGGGCATCCCCATTGGCAAGCTGGCTCTTTACTGTGCCTGCGCCGGAATAGACCCGGCGCACTGTTTACCTATCATGCTCGACGTGGGTACCGAAAATGAGCGTTTTCGGGAGGCTCCGCATTATTTGGGTTTGCGTCAGTCACGTATTCGCGGTGAAGATTATCAAACGTTTGTTGATGAATTTGTGGCGGCTGTTAAACAGCAGTTTCCTCGTGCGCTGTTACAATTTGAAGATTTTGCCACGCCTAATGCGGTGGCTCTGTTGGAGCGCTACCGCGATCAATTACTGTGTTTTAACGACGACATTCAGGGTACGGCTTCAGTGGCGCTGGCAGGGTTAATTGCTGCAACACGGATTACGAACACTCGCCTAAGTGAAATGCGCTTTATGTTTTTAGGCGCCGGCTCTGCGGCAACGGGGATTGGTGATTTACTGGCTAAGGCAATGGCTAGGGAGGGTATTACGCAAGAGCAGGCCCGTGAGCAACTGGTGTTTTTAGACAGTAAAGGTTTGGTGGTAAAAAGCCGTGAGCTATTGACCGACCATGTGCGCCCGTTTGCGGCCGATATGCCAGCGATGAACTTCATCGACGCGATTAAAGCCTTTAAGCCACACGCCATTATTGGTGCAACCGGACGACCGGGGTTAATTACCGAGGAGTCGGTGGCCTTAATGTGTGAACTCAATGAGCATCCTATTGTATTTGCGCTTTCTAATCCTACTGCAAATGCCGAATGTACCGCAGAGCAGGCCTACGACTGGAGTATGGGTAAAGCCATATTCGCCAGTGGTAGCCCCTTTGGTGTTGTGCATGTAAACGGTGAAATTCGCGTTCCCGGGCAGGGTAACAATGCCTACATTTTCCCCGGTTTGGGTTTGGGTGCGTTGCTCTCCGGGGCCAGGCGTATTAACGACGACATGTTAATAAGTGCGGCGGAGCGTTTGGCGCTTTCAGTGTCGCAGCAGCAAATTGACAGCGGTTGTTTGTACCCGCCACTGCGAGATATCCGCGAAGTGTCGGCTAACATAGCGGAGGCGGTGGCAGAATCTGCGTTGCGTAGCGGTTTGATCGACGGCGAGTTACGAGAGGATTTTGCCGAGTACGTTCGGGCCGAACAGTACGACCCGAATTATTGA
- a CDS encoding HD-GYP domain-containing protein: MVKDKDCLNDHYINHLIELVSATSITVTGDVWSTERVCLLSAGTVLDEVELKKLVGRNLLQPLAHNLEIEGSFNAEQLRHALESYCANDTAIADIYRKIDVSRHVAFACKRIAQQPSLLQYLWVMSRHMLKGFNRALFCAWAAAVLSKRKSKSDEQICDAFIAGLSHDIGLLFIPPVSSADNQELNPEAWDLIQRHPEIGYDLLSFMPSMPNPVSRAVMEHHEEMDGSGYPAGKVGKQLGPLGRLIHLLDSIHAIYTKYFQPRGRTLADMIPIIQMNQLSSPGQPGADLIVLLRMGIETTSCSVPEELMPLFIKQVKNRHLYIKQFVDQAEIYVEQNQASIANARLFSLGRLLEHIVKAMNQSGLINEAYIRWLEQVEKEQLCHAYREVEDVFLMMQEVLYHIQRFVLRMVDLLESGENQVTQLTPIWAPEKSISLIETQQVAGNRETTRVSLQTFSKQGIPELPGELDSLWLTQIRKLRNI; encoded by the coding sequence ATGGTCAAAGATAAAGACTGCCTGAACGACCACTACATTAACCACCTAATCGAGTTGGTTAGCGCTACTTCGATTACGGTAACGGGTGATGTCTGGAGCACAGAGCGAGTTTGCCTGCTATCAGCGGGTACAGTTCTGGACGAGGTTGAGCTGAAAAAACTGGTGGGTCGTAACCTGTTGCAGCCGTTGGCGCATAACCTTGAGATTGAAGGTAGTTTCAATGCCGAGCAATTGCGGCATGCGCTGGAGAGCTATTGCGCTAACGATACGGCAATAGCTGATATTTATCGCAAAATTGATGTTAGTCGCCATGTAGCGTTTGCCTGTAAAAGAATCGCCCAGCAACCTAGCCTGTTGCAGTACCTGTGGGTTATGTCTCGACATATGCTAAAGGGGTTCAATCGAGCGCTTTTTTGCGCTTGGGCGGCAGCGGTTTTGAGCAAGCGAAAAAGCAAGTCCGATGAGCAGATTTGCGATGCGTTTATCGCCGGCTTAAGTCACGACATCGGTCTTCTCTTTATTCCGCCTGTTTCCAGTGCTGACAACCAAGAGTTAAACCCTGAAGCTTGGGATCTGATACAGCGCCACCCTGAAATTGGGTACGATCTGTTGAGTTTTATGCCTAGTATGCCTAACCCGGTATCTCGGGCAGTGATGGAGCATCACGAGGAAATGGACGGTTCCGGTTACCCTGCCGGTAAGGTGGGTAAGCAATTGGGGCCATTGGGGCGTTTAATTCATCTGCTCGACAGTATTCACGCAATCTACACTAAATATTTTCAACCGCGTGGGCGCACTCTGGCCGATATGATTCCTATTATTCAAATGAATCAATTGTCTAGCCCCGGCCAGCCCGGCGCTGACTTAATTGTTCTGCTGCGGATGGGTATAGAGACCACCTCGTGCAGTGTGCCGGAAGAACTGATGCCACTGTTTATTAAGCAGGTGAAAAACCGGCATTTGTACATTAAGCAATTTGTGGATCAAGCTGAAATTTACGTGGAACAAAATCAGGCCTCTATCGCCAATGCGCGTTTGTTTTCACTCGGGCGCTTATTGGAGCATATTGTAAAAGCCATGAACCAATCGGGCCTCATTAACGAAGCCTATATCCGCTGGCTGGAGCAGGTAGAAAAAGAGCAGCTCTGCCATGCGTATCGCGAGGTGGAAGATGTGTTTTTAATGATGCAGGAAGTGCTGTATCACATTCAGCGATTTGTCCTGCGGATGGTCGACCTACTCGAAAGTGGCGAGAACCAGGTTACGCAACTTACGCCCATCTGGGCGCCAGAAAAATCCATTTCGTTAATAGAAACTCAGCAGGTGGCCGGCAATCGTGAAACGACTCGCGTGTCGTTGCAAACTTTTAGTAAGCAGGGCATCCCCGAGTTACCCGGCGAGCTTGATTCGCTGTGGTTGACGCAAATCAGGAAGCTGCGAAATATCTAA
- a CDS encoding EAL domain-containing response regulator: MNIGLVDQEISVLIVDDSKAICEVLKAMLEDFGIRHVHCCYNGEDAYHRIEADPAAFDAIFLDLHMEGMDGLELMNKLNGLRYRGGIVVMSGLEKKILDFTLEVISNYNLRILGSAEKPLEKTLIAFMVKRIKNYRPQISRHEKVLKRREVYEAIKSNRVVTYFQPKISAIDNSLVGLEALVRLDIDKIGIIPPNAFLPVAEKFELIEALTDATLNSALPQFKKFRDQLNLDCHLALNLSPLQLHNNFLPENLSEYLSRYQVAQENIILEITENHAIREDNQLKNLNRLRIHGYRLSLDDYGAGFTNLRQLKNLPFNEIKLDAQLVEGIHTDKVLQIIVKSIREMTKAMGLKLVAEGLSDSRDLVTIADIGVDIYQGYLFCRPKPMDELLRWYPVWEKTINSDKMVNSRGE, translated from the coding sequence TTGAACATTGGACTGGTTGACCAAGAAATATCTGTGCTCATAGTAGATGACTCCAAAGCTATCTGTGAGGTTCTCAAGGCCATGCTCGAGGATTTTGGTATTAGGCACGTACACTGCTGCTACAACGGCGAAGATGCCTATCACCGAATAGAAGCAGACCCCGCCGCCTTCGACGCCATCTTTCTCGATTTACACATGGAAGGCATGGACGGCCTTGAACTCATGAATAAGCTGAACGGGCTAAGATACCGCGGCGGCATTGTGGTGATGTCCGGCTTGGAGAAAAAAATACTCGACTTCACCTTGGAAGTTATCAGTAACTATAACCTGCGTATACTTGGCTCTGCGGAAAAACCGCTGGAAAAAACACTTATTGCATTTATGGTAAAACGCATCAAGAATTACCGCCCACAAATTTCCCGCCACGAAAAAGTGCTAAAGCGCCGTGAAGTATACGAGGCCATAAAAAGTAATCGCGTTGTCACTTATTTTCAGCCCAAAATATCAGCCATCGACAATTCTCTCGTTGGTCTAGAGGCTTTGGTTCGCCTCGACATCGATAAAATTGGCATTATCCCCCCCAATGCTTTTCTACCCGTAGCGGAAAAATTTGAACTCATAGAAGCCCTAACCGACGCCACTTTAAACAGCGCACTGCCACAATTTAAAAAATTCCGCGACCAGCTTAACCTCGATTGTCACTTAGCCCTAAATCTTTCCCCACTGCAACTGCACAACAATTTTCTACCGGAAAATCTAAGTGAATATTTGTCTCGCTATCAGGTGGCGCAAGAAAATATCATTCTCGAAATCACTGAAAATCACGCCATACGTGAAGACAATCAGCTTAAGAATTTGAATCGCTTGCGTATTCACGGTTACCGCTTATCACTAGACGATTACGGCGCTGGATTCACCAATTTACGCCAGCTGAAAAACCTGCCCTTTAACGAAATAAAACTGGATGCTCAACTGGTAGAAGGCATTCACACCGATAAAGTTTTGCAAATCATCGTGAAATCGATTCGCGAAATGACCAAAGCGATGGGCCTGAAACTGGTGGCCGAAGGCCTATCCGACTCACGAGACCTAGTAACCATTGCCGATATCGGAGTGGACATTTACCAAGGCTATCTATTCTGTCGCCCCAAACCCATGGACGAACTGCTGCGCTGGTACCCCGTTTGGGAGAAAACGATAAACAGTGACAAGATGGTTAATAGCCGAGGCGAGTGA